The proteins below come from a single Drosophila busckii strain San Diego stock center, stock number 13000-0081.31 chromosome X, ASM1175060v1, whole genome shotgun sequence genomic window:
- the LOC108605712 gene encoding uncharacterized protein LOC108605712 isoform X2, giving the protein MKMQQQQQLNDVRPISTYDNLNANASKQQQQQQQQQLNAGESSGQSMSVINAPHQSRYNNESSHLHCDFPTNPTHTYELLSGEPGAAAELNETSNSIAAVKAALSDAKSKFFGLNSHESHEAESEPLTLTKPAAIKAQPKYQNVPPNARIAQLAEAANMQLMQTTITTTTPAAAATAAAAATITKTPSPDKSLRYGYATYEQIPLSDLDAPQSSQAVYMSTTVPQNIKGMKIAGRHTPTRNSLRHSRMIVVNNKHQDSIQDAYSTHIRQLNMSRQLLILQLAIGLLIVGLAIWVLILAPNASILINPYLSGLSLLLASISGLILLGRDRRSDQQRSQNNCYRVLLAESYVFSALALIFCCLALVCAAIEFAELSNTATLTSGDGAGCGPATSSLLSYRNCTCLTSSEQPDTTADELVAEIEASSSSSSGSDSAESCESLRGEWKYLLGCSMALNTLGIIATFLYITIFICCQRSSRKHFNTSV; this is encoded by the exons AtgaaaatgcaacagcaacaacaactgaatgACGTGCGTCCCATAAGCACCTATGACAATCTAAATGCCAATgccagcaaacagcaacaacaacaacagcaacagcagctaaacgCTGGAGAAAGTTCAGGACAGTCAATGTCAGTCATCAACGCCCCACACCAGTCCCGTTACAATAATGAAAGCTCACACTTGCATTGTGATTTCCCCACCAATCCAACCCACACATACGAACTACTGTCCGGCGAGCCGGGCGCGGCGGCAGAGCTCAATGaaaccagcaacagcattgCAGCTGTTAAGGCCGCCTTAAGCGATGCCAAGTCAAAGTTTTTTGGCCTCAACAGCCACGAGAGCCACGAGGCCGAGTCTGAGCCATTGACGCTAACGAAGCCAGCTGCTATTAAAGCGCAGCCCAAGTACCAGAATGTGCCACCAAATGCGCGCATTGCTCAACTCGCCGAGGCAGCCAACATGCAGCTCATGCAGACgacgataacaacaacaacgccagcagcagcagcaacagcagcagcagcagcaacaataacaaagacACCCTCGCCGGATAAATCGTTGCGTTATGGTTATGCCACCTACGAGCAGATTCCATTGAGCGACTTGGATGCACCGCAGTCATCGCAG GCTGTCTATATGAGCACCACAGTGCCGCAGAACATAAAGGGCATGAAGATCGCTGGACGACATACACCAACCCGGAATAGTCTCAGGCACAGTCGCATGattgttgtaaataataaGCACCAAGACA GTATACAGGATGCATATTCGACGCATATACGCCAATTGAATATGTCGCGTCAGCTGTTGATATTGCAATTGGCCATTGGCCTGTTGATCGTTGGACTGGCTATATGGGTGCTCATACTGGCGCCCAATGCATCCATACTGATCAATCCCTATTTGAGCGGTCTATCG ctgttgctcgcCAGTATTTCGGGTTTAATACTGCTGGGTCGAGATCGGCGGTCGGATCAGCAGCGCTCACAGAATAACTGCTATAGGGTGCTGCTGGCTGAGTCTTATGTATTCTCTGCCTTGGCGCTCATCTTCTGCTGCTTGGCCCTGGTCTGTGCCGCCATTGAGTTCGCGGAGCTCTCAAACACGGCCACCCTAACGTCTGGCGATGGCGCTGGCTGCGGTCCGGCGACCAGTTCGCTGCTGAGCTATCGCAACTGCACCTGCTTGACGTCATCCGAGCAGCCGGATACTACAGCTGATGAGCTAGTAGCGGAGATCGAAGCCAG tagcagcagcagcagcggcagcgacagtgCGGAGAGCTGTGAGTCTCTGCGTGGCGAATGGAAGTATCTGTTGGGCTGCTCCATGGCCTTGAACACCTTGGGCATCATTGCCACCTTTTTATACATAAcgatatttatttgctgtcaaCGCAGCAGCCGCAAACATTTCAATACTTCCgtctaa
- the LOC108605712 gene encoding uncharacterized protein LOC108605712 isoform X3: MKMQQQQQLNDVRPISTYDNLNANASKQQQQQQQQQLNAGESSGQSMSVINAPHQSRYNNESSHLHCDFPTNPTHTYELLSGEPGAAAELNETSNSIAAVKAALSDAKSKFFGLNSHESHEAESEPLTLTKPAAIKAQPKYQNVPPNARIAQLAEAANMQLMQTTITTTTPAAAATAAAAATITKTPSPDKSLRYGYATYEQIPLSDLDAPQSSQQAVYMSTTVPQNIKGMKIAGRHTPTRNSLRHSRMIVVNNKHQDSIQDAYSTHIRQLNMSRQLLILQLAIGLLIVGLAIWVLILAPNASILINPYLSGLSLLLASISGLILLGRDRRSDQQRSQNNCYRVLLAESYVFSALALIFCCLALVCAAIEFAELSNTATLTSGDGAGCGPATSSLLSYRNCTCLTSSEQPDTTADELVAEIEASSSSSGSDSAESCESLRGEWKYLLGCSMALNTLGIIATFLYITIFICCQRSSRKHFNTSV; encoded by the exons AtgaaaatgcaacagcaacaacaactgaatgACGTGCGTCCCATAAGCACCTATGACAATCTAAATGCCAATgccagcaaacagcaacaacaacaacagcaacagcagctaaacgCTGGAGAAAGTTCAGGACAGTCAATGTCAGTCATCAACGCCCCACACCAGTCCCGTTACAATAATGAAAGCTCACACTTGCATTGTGATTTCCCCACCAATCCAACCCACACATACGAACTACTGTCCGGCGAGCCGGGCGCGGCGGCAGAGCTCAATGaaaccagcaacagcattgCAGCTGTTAAGGCCGCCTTAAGCGATGCCAAGTCAAAGTTTTTTGGCCTCAACAGCCACGAGAGCCACGAGGCCGAGTCTGAGCCATTGACGCTAACGAAGCCAGCTGCTATTAAAGCGCAGCCCAAGTACCAGAATGTGCCACCAAATGCGCGCATTGCTCAACTCGCCGAGGCAGCCAACATGCAGCTCATGCAGACgacgataacaacaacaacgccagcagcagcagcaacagcagcagcagcagcaacaataacaaagacACCCTCGCCGGATAAATCGTTGCGTTATGGTTATGCCACCTACGAGCAGATTCCATTGAGCGACTTGGATGCACCGCAGTCATCGCAG CAGGCTGTCTATATGAGCACCACAGTGCCGCAGAACATAAAGGGCATGAAGATCGCTGGACGACATACACCAACCCGGAATAGTCTCAGGCACAGTCGCATGattgttgtaaataataaGCACCAAGACA GTATACAGGATGCATATTCGACGCATATACGCCAATTGAATATGTCGCGTCAGCTGTTGATATTGCAATTGGCCATTGGCCTGTTGATCGTTGGACTGGCTATATGGGTGCTCATACTGGCGCCCAATGCATCCATACTGATCAATCCCTATTTGAGCGGTCTATCG ctgttgctcgcCAGTATTTCGGGTTTAATACTGCTGGGTCGAGATCGGCGGTCGGATCAGCAGCGCTCACAGAATAACTGCTATAGGGTGCTGCTGGCTGAGTCTTATGTATTCTCTGCCTTGGCGCTCATCTTCTGCTGCTTGGCCCTGGTCTGTGCCGCCATTGAGTTCGCGGAGCTCTCAAACACGGCCACCCTAACGTCTGGCGATGGCGCTGGCTGCGGTCCGGCGACCAGTTCGCTGCTGAGCTATCGCAACTGCACCTGCTTGACGTCATCCGAGCAGCCGGATACTACAGCTGATGAGCTAGTAGCGGAGATCGAAGCCAG cagcagcagcagcggcagcgacagtgCGGAGAGCTGTGAGTCTCTGCGTGGCGAATGGAAGTATCTGTTGGGCTGCTCCATGGCCTTGAACACCTTGGGCATCATTGCCACCTTTTTATACATAAcgatatttatttgctgtcaaCGCAGCAGCCGCAAACATTTCAATACTTCCgtctaa
- the LOC108606843 gene encoding rapamycin-insensitive companion of mTOR: MAALHSSWGLGKRKSKLQLRIKVSQDPEDFYRLDPKKSAAENAHDIYGQLCLEETRDTKRLFLLNALASLCLAANSGSPNNQLRFSTEELLYCLSASLVHTFTQVRAASLRTIRYALNTGKDVRAFNSLQLQHLLCRSIDLMLKNDDERVQALKLVRKMLAIAPEEISPVVMRCLVSLADSGIEESDNLLRACLATLAEFAVLHPALLIVCGGVTSITRNVLECHNPRIAESLCGVLLYLLEWPQTRNICGVRLDCLAAPYCDFTYRLGIMDKNKDARELRYTSCRLALLSVLRSWTGTLEFCDPSKPSGLKAIVDALYLNQIEVRKAILDLLYELLSIPQPSWTDDYALALQTVDPSDFQDNWLLSNGFVAAEGRAILPSLSGRAPNVVEQHLALLLYSFLETGLLNALVEVAVGSDQFVSVRATILMGKIVHLMHTHLPADICSTSPALPTLVAHATQGNQQANAAVAALQNYQKMLRQRPAACSLFLDSIIQGGALIHTRLFRRHISALPEQSGEVLHMADGSGDGTDGANGASATGTSSSLSPTYRGSATLERPRLDSVSSSDESNSQATNSLRSSFRLKRKFLPRVFFLDHFRAFNRLLIESQVLTVDPLNWDWEVISTILRSTRLDFTLGKFFNKFLKRLVEFFKPSNQRFSHQELVPGHSLPAYVSAGMDLIDVLLNSNELECMRCITDYFSDISKQLLAVTTSSRAHDCLFSPQHMNNTMCQMYFLYIGRMCHSSKGIEVLKNTTVFEYLITLVRQTDHVCYVKLIVSGLNYAYEKQPRQVLEKALTLAKARAGRLYATQFLAVLLRARLPNFEVWGLPLIIQQTKDVDRSVVLAAMEVLEEACNDNLYLEEVIMLWPNLKQLGDVGRLLMTRFYSMSRGLNCSKAHVEAEIKYWSSGYNKRYVLLLEADTHASLTLHVRNEDGHYSRRNCNQRAQTLPPNIPPHLYGQLVQTSQGFTALRDHGDLPHLLEVLTRAKCHDDAECLELKAAIWALCHASTHSDSIDYFVELNARLYEKLILLVTKCEVYSVRATCYSGLGLIAGTQAGANLLFKLNWLSVRHDRNTMWPVHQPEDWMSGQFTPMRHQYEEMPPYNYIGMDDHLYGSSYGNGSLWNLLVCSGGQQAQDVNTTTTTTTTTTTDSVRTAGDELLQHVPVASRPQGVAAKSKTLPEGSNLRQGKHQRSLSESKTTDVISLHAGGNGHGGTLVLGSAPHAQHRIRYNSCTDSNTSGVSSCESVTGRTAAAAAVAAGNLGDFQQFPLSPIQSMSNLLELPTLQPTKLLRRTSLLGTSFQSHALSPLSLKGYTQLRSLRAHSRPVFSESAAEIYDFMDIVDRSEMRPRKYSWSESSRRTKVRSLDRQTMLNMITQRSSEELPLPLPALNAPIFLPPNVLRGPCYAGICLPKNALDLFPTRNLNRTYVSCDILDQDLTGLNLLNVRPHVSMFLNDSINNEAGDESSVISSLSDVSSLASRRPPSKWQQGGKHARSQCLHCTRSRRQQRVQAQTQAQGQGQGQAQDLSSGIPAPCELYSSAAAALVAAGMQAGPALARKSSNTNSSSAGGAEGGAIQLADMSFHSPESILSEENLPDKLTASILYNVQRLANPVSAKQSKMALLELKQKHPHAFQDICLYSEACKTLGRSSYRMSARRFLQELFLDLNFDTFYTEPQLIISSRKLHADEPIESMLSSSKNLTIAMAVMSMPTPMNIGGTATPVTIAPTMVTANKMQQKLASVFETSWENLLDSTPRLNASSGSRTTRRSRTSSWPNAAEQAVKNMLAKDLTNNMFSDDLDLIANQRELQADEQEQEHEDGEEEPLSDDGMDVCDGSGAVTQTSSVNTANTVLHAGDSSYHITSATATNTTTEAAATAAAAAEEKTAAAATTAKTNANRKYMKTLELSCTKNKFPIRDRSQVSMPITAEMQLSGDARALSPESDDCKFITTSLQSMGYRLHCERRLQSSKSEALLTRAGATSNNSNNSSSPEPPTSSSSNSSSKWTTRQPEQELASHKPGI; encoded by the exons ATGGCCGCCCTACATTCCAGTTGGGGTTTAGGCAAAAGGAAAAGCAAATTACAATTACGCATTAAag tcTCCCAGGATCCGGAGGACTTTTATCGCTTGGACCCAAAAAAGTCAGCAGCCGAAAATGCACACGATATCTATGGACAGCTATGTCTGGAGGAGACGCGTGACACCAAGAGGCTTTTTCTGCTCAATGCGCTTGCTTCACTTTGCCTGGCGGCCAACAGCGGCTCGCCGAACAATCAACTGCGCTTCAGCACCGAGGAACTGCTCTACTG CTTGAGCGCATCGCTGGTCCATACGTTTACGCAAGTGCGTGCCGCATCGCTGCGCACCATACGCTATGCGCTGAACACGGGGAAGGATGTGAGAGCATTCAATtcgctgcaattgcagcatttgttaTGTCGCTCCATCGATCTGATGCTGAAGAACGATGATGAGCGCGTGCAGGCCCTAAAGCTGGTGCGCAAAATGCTGGCCATTGCGCCCGAGGAGATCAGTCCGGTTGTGATGCGCTGCCTGGTGTCGCTGGCCGACAGCGGCATTGAGGAGAGCGACAATTTACTGCGCGCCTGCCTAGCAACGCTTGCTGAATTCGCTGTCCTACATCCGGCGCTGCTTATTGTCTGCGGCGGTGTCACCTCCATTACACGCAACGTGCTCGAGTGCCACAATCCGCGCATTGCAGAAAGCTTATGTGGCGTGCTCCTCTATCTGCTCGAGTGGCCGCAAACGCGCAACATCTGCGGCGTGCGGCTCGATTGCCTGGCAGCGCCCTACTGCGACTTTACCTATAGACTGGGCATCATGGATAAAAACAA AGATGCACGCGAGTTACGCTACACAAGCTGTCGCTTGGCGCTGCTTTCGGTGCTGCGCAGCTGGACCGGCACACTTGAATTCTGTGATCCAAGCAAACCTTCAGGCTTAAAAGCAATAGTTGacgctttatatttaaatcaaatagaaGTTAGA AAAGCAATATTGGACTTGCTTTACGAGCTGCTCTCAATACCGCAACCCAGCTGGACGGATGACTACGCGCTGGCATTGCAAACAGTTGATCCCTCGGATTTCCAGGACAATTGGCTGTTGAGCAAtggctttgttgctgccgaGGGACGCGCCATATTGCCCAGCCTGTCGGGGCGTGCGCCTAATGTGGTCGAACAGCATTTGGCGCTGTTGCTTTATAGTTTTTTAGAAACCGGACTGTTGAATGCACTTGTGGAGGTCGCCGTTGGCAGCGATCAGTTTGTGTCGGTGCGCGCCACAATTTTGATGGGAAAAATTGTGCACTTGATGCATACGCATTTGCCGGCGGATATATGCAGCACTAGTCCGGCGCTGCCAACGCTGGTGGCGCATGCCACACAGGGCAATCAACAGGCGAATGCAGCGGTCGCTGCGCTGCAGAATTATCAAAAGATGCTCCGACAACGTCCTGCTGCTTGCAGCCTATTTCTCGATAGTATTATACAGGGTGGTGCACTGATCCATACGCGTCTGTTTCGACGCCACATTAGTGCCTTGCCGGAGCAAAGCGGCGAGGTGCTACACATGGCTGATGGGAGCGGAGACGGCACCGATGGCGCAAATGGTGCCAGTGCAACGGGCACATCCAGCTCCTTGTCGCCCACATATAGAGGCAGCGCCACCTTGGAACGCCCCAGACTGGATTCGGTGTCCTCCAGCGATGAGTCCAACTCGCAGGCAACCAACTCGCTGCGCTCGAGCTTTCGCTTAAAGCGCAAGTTCTTGCCGCGCGTCTTCTTTCTGGATCACTTTCGCGCCTTTAATCGTCTGCTCATTGAATCACAAGTGCTTACTGTGGATCCGCTCAACTGGGACTGGGAGGTCATCTCCACCATACTGCGT TCAACCAGACTGGACTTTACGCTCGGCAAGTTCTTCAACAAGTTCCTCAAGCGTCTGGTGGAGTTTTTCAAGCCAAGCAATCAACGCTTCTCGCACCAGGAGCTCGTGCCGGGCCACAGTCTGCCGGCGTATGTGAGCGCTGGCATGGACCTCATCGATGTGCTGCTCAACAGCAATGAG ctGGAATGCATGCGCTGCATAACGGATTACTTTTCGGATataagcaagcagctgctggcggtAACCACATCGAGTCGCGCCCATGACTGTCTTTTTAGTCCGCAGCATATGAACAATACCATGTGCCAGATGTACTTTCTCTACATTGGACGCatgtgccacagcagcaagGGCATCGAGGTGCTCAAGAACACAACCGTATTCGAATA TCTGATTACGTTGGTGCGTCAGACGGATCATGTGTGCTATGTGAAGCTGATTGTCTCGGGTCTGAACTACGCGTATGAGAAGCAGCCGCGGCAGGTGCTGGAGAAGGCATTGACTTTGGCTAAGGCGCGTGCTGGACGCCTTTATGCTACGCAATTTCTGGCCGTGCTGCTGCGTGCACGTCTGCCCAACTTTGAGGTCTGGGGCTTGCCTTTGATTATACAGCAGACCAAGGACGTGGATCGCAGCGTAGTGCTGGCGGCCATGGAGGTGCTGGAAGAGGCTTGTAATGATAACTTGTATCTGGAGGAGGTCATCATGCTGTGGCCCAATCTCAAGCAGCTGGGCGATGTGGGCCGGCTGCTTATGACGCGCTTCTATTCCATGTCGCGTGGCCTCAATTGCAGCAAAGCTCACGTCGAGGCGGAGATTAAGTACTGGTCCAGTGGCTATAACAAGCGCTATGTGCTGCTCCTCGAAGCGGACACCCATGCCAGCTTAACGCTCCACGTGCGCAACGAGGATGGCCACTATTCCCGCCGCAACTGCAATCAGCGTGCGCAGACACTGCCGCCAAATATTCCGCCACATCTCTATGGGCAGCTGGTGCAGACGAGCCAAGGCTTCACTGCATTGCGCGATCATGGCGATTTGCCTCATCTGCTCGAGGTGCTCACCCGTGCCAAGTGCCACGACGATGCCGAGTGCCTCGAGCTGAAAGCGGCCATTTGGGCGCTCTGCCACGCCTCCACGCACTCGGACAGCATTGATTACTTCGTTGAGCTGAATGCGCGGCTCTATGAGAAGCTCATACTGCTGGTGACCAAATGCGAGGTGTACTCCGTGCGTGCCACTTGCTACAGCGGTCTGGGCCTCATTGCAGGCACTCAAGCGGGCGCCAATCTGCTCTTCAAGCTGA acTGGCTGAGCGTGCGGCATGATCGCAATACCATGTGGCCAGTGCATCAGCCGGAGGATTGGATGTCGGGTCAATTTACGCCTATGCGTCATCAATATGAGGAGATGCCGCCGTACAATTATATCGGCATGGACGATCACCTGTATGGCTCCAGCTATGGCAATGGCAGCCTCTGGAATTTGCTAGTGTGCAGCGGTGGGCAGCAGGCGCAGGATGTCAACAccacaaccaccaccaccaccaccactaccACGGACAGCGTGCGCACCGCTGGGGATGAG CTGTTGCAGCACGTGCCGGTGGCCAGCCGCCCCCAAGGGGTGGCTGCCAAGTCAAAAACCTTGCCGGAGGGCAGCAATCTGCGCCAGGGCAAGCATCAGCGTTCGCTTTCCGAGTCGAAGACCACAGATGTCATTAGTCTGCACGCTGGCGGCAATGGACATGGCGGGACTTTGGTTCTGGGCTCGGCGCCGCATGCGCAGCATCGCATACGCTACAATTCCTGCACAGATTCCAATACCTCGGGGGTGAGCAGCTGCGAGTCTGTTACCGGACGCactgcagccgctgcagctgtggcagcggGCAACTTGGGTGACTTCCAGCAATTCCCGCTGAGCCCCATACAGAGCATGTCCAATCTGCTGGAACTGCCCACGCTACAGCCAACGAAACTACTGCGCCGCACCTCGCTGCTGGGCACCAGCTTTCAGTCCCATGCGCTCAGTCCGCTCTCGCTTAAAGGCTACACTCAGCTGCGTTCTCTGCGTGCGCACAGTCGTCCGGTGTTCTCGGAGTCGGCTGCGGAGATTTATGACTTTATGGACATTGTGGATCGCTCGGAGATGCGACCGCGCAAGTATTCCTGGAGCGAGTCGAGTCGACGCACCAAGGTGCGCAGCTTGGACCGCCAGACTATGCTCAATATGATTAC cCAACGTTCCTCGGAggagctgccactgccactgccggCGCTGAATGCGCCCATCTTTTTGCCGCCGAACGTGTTGAGGGGTCCCTGCTATGCGGGCATTTGCCTGCCCAAGAACGCACTCGACTTGTTTCCCACGCGCAATCTCAACCGCACCTATGTGAGCTGCGATATACTGGACCAGGATCTAACGGGACTCAATCTGCTGAATGTGCGCCCGCACGTCTCCATGTTTCTCAACGATTCCATCAACAACGAGGCGGGCGATGAGTCCTCTGTCATATCCTCGCTCTCCGACGTCAGCTCCTTGGCCAGTCGACGACCCCCCAGCAAGTGGCAGCAAGGTGGTAAGCATGCGCGCAGCCAGTGCCTCCACTGCACCCGCtcgcgacgccagcagcgagTGCAAGCGCAGACCCAGGCCCAGGGTCAAGGTCAGGGTCAGGCTCAGGATCTGAGCAGCGGCATTCCAGCGCCATGTGAGCTTTATAgcagcgcagcggcagcgctggTTGCTGCCGGCATGCAGGCGGGTCCGGCGTTGGCGCGCAAGAGCAGCaataccaacagcagcagcgcaggcggAGCTGAAGGTGGCGCCATACAGCTGGCGGACATGAGCTTCCATTCGCCGGAGAGTATTTTGAGCGAGGAGAACTTGCCGGACAAACTGACCGCCTCCATATTGTACAATGTGCAACGCTTGGCGAATCCGGTGAGTGCCAAGCAGTCGAAGATGGCACTGCTGGAGCTGAAGCAAAAGCATCCGCATGCCTTCCAGGACATTTGCCTCTACTCGGAGGCGTGCAAAACACTCGGACGCAGCAGCTATCGCATGAGCGCCCGTCGATTTCTCCAGGAGCTCTTTCTCGATCTGAACTTTGATACGTTTTACACGGAGCCGCAGCTGATCATAAGCTCACGCAAGCTGCATGCGGATGAACCAATCGAATCGATGCTGAGCAGTAGCAAGAACTTGACGATAGCGATGGCGGTGATGAGCATGCCCACACCCATGAACATCGGCGGCACGGCAACGCCAGTGACGATAGCGCCGACAATGGTGACGGCCAACAAGATGCAGCAGAAGCTGGCGAGCGTGTTCGAGACCAGCTGGGAGAATCTGTTGGATTCGACGCCACGCTTGAATGCCAGCAGTGGGAGCAGAACTACGCGCCGATCGCGCACCTCCAGCTGGCCCAATGCTGCGGAGCAGGCTGTCAAAAACATGTTGGCCAAAGATCTCACTAATAACATGTTTTCCGATGATCTTGATCTGATTGCAAATCAAAGAGAGCTGCAGGCCGacgagcaggagcaggagcacgAAGATGGGGAGGAGGAGCCATTGTCTGATGATGGGATGGATGTATGCGATGGTAGTGGCGCTGTAACCCAAACCAGCAGCGTTAACACAGCCAATACTGTGCTCCATGCTGGCGATAGTAGTTATCACataacatcagcaacagcaacaaacacaacgacagaagcagcagcaacagcagcagcagcagcagaggaaaaaacagcagcagcagcaacaacagcaaaaacaaatgcgaaTCGGAAATATATGAAAACGCTGGAGCTCAGCTGCACGAAGAATAAATTTCCCATTAGAGATCGCAGCCAGGTCAGCATGCCGATTACCGCAGAGATGCAGCTAAGCGGCGATGCCAGAGCATTGTCGCCCGAATCGGATGATTGCAAGTTTATCACCACCAGTCTGCAGTCCATGGGCTATCGCCTGCACTGCGAGCGTCGCTTGCAGTCGTCCAAGTCGGAGGCGCTGCTCACGCGTGCAGGCGCcactagcaacaacagcaacaacagcagcagccccgaGCCCCcgactagcagcagcagcaacagcagcagcaagtggacCACAAGACAGCCAGAGCAAGAGCTAGCGAGCCACAAGCCTGGCATCTAA
- the LOC108605712 gene encoding uncharacterized protein LOC108605712 isoform X1, with protein MKMQQQQQLNDVRPISTYDNLNANASKQQQQQQQQQLNAGESSGQSMSVINAPHQSRYNNESSHLHCDFPTNPTHTYELLSGEPGAAAELNETSNSIAAVKAALSDAKSKFFGLNSHESHEAESEPLTLTKPAAIKAQPKYQNVPPNARIAQLAEAANMQLMQTTITTTTPAAAATAAAAATITKTPSPDKSLRYGYATYEQIPLSDLDAPQSSQQAVYMSTTVPQNIKGMKIAGRHTPTRNSLRHSRMIVVNNKHQDSIQDAYSTHIRQLNMSRQLLILQLAIGLLIVGLAIWVLILAPNASILINPYLSGLSLLLASISGLILLGRDRRSDQQRSQNNCYRVLLAESYVFSALALIFCCLALVCAAIEFAELSNTATLTSGDGAGCGPATSSLLSYRNCTCLTSSEQPDTTADELVAEIEASSSSSSGSDSAESCESLRGEWKYLLGCSMALNTLGIIATFLYITIFICCQRSSRKHFNTSV; from the exons AtgaaaatgcaacagcaacaacaactgaatgACGTGCGTCCCATAAGCACCTATGACAATCTAAATGCCAATgccagcaaacagcaacaacaacaacagcaacagcagctaaacgCTGGAGAAAGTTCAGGACAGTCAATGTCAGTCATCAACGCCCCACACCAGTCCCGTTACAATAATGAAAGCTCACACTTGCATTGTGATTTCCCCACCAATCCAACCCACACATACGAACTACTGTCCGGCGAGCCGGGCGCGGCGGCAGAGCTCAATGaaaccagcaacagcattgCAGCTGTTAAGGCCGCCTTAAGCGATGCCAAGTCAAAGTTTTTTGGCCTCAACAGCCACGAGAGCCACGAGGCCGAGTCTGAGCCATTGACGCTAACGAAGCCAGCTGCTATTAAAGCGCAGCCCAAGTACCAGAATGTGCCACCAAATGCGCGCATTGCTCAACTCGCCGAGGCAGCCAACATGCAGCTCATGCAGACgacgataacaacaacaacgccagcagcagcagcaacagcagcagcagcagcaacaataacaaagacACCCTCGCCGGATAAATCGTTGCGTTATGGTTATGCCACCTACGAGCAGATTCCATTGAGCGACTTGGATGCACCGCAGTCATCGCAG CAGGCTGTCTATATGAGCACCACAGTGCCGCAGAACATAAAGGGCATGAAGATCGCTGGACGACATACACCAACCCGGAATAGTCTCAGGCACAGTCGCATGattgttgtaaataataaGCACCAAGACA GTATACAGGATGCATATTCGACGCATATACGCCAATTGAATATGTCGCGTCAGCTGTTGATATTGCAATTGGCCATTGGCCTGTTGATCGTTGGACTGGCTATATGGGTGCTCATACTGGCGCCCAATGCATCCATACTGATCAATCCCTATTTGAGCGGTCTATCG ctgttgctcgcCAGTATTTCGGGTTTAATACTGCTGGGTCGAGATCGGCGGTCGGATCAGCAGCGCTCACAGAATAACTGCTATAGGGTGCTGCTGGCTGAGTCTTATGTATTCTCTGCCTTGGCGCTCATCTTCTGCTGCTTGGCCCTGGTCTGTGCCGCCATTGAGTTCGCGGAGCTCTCAAACACGGCCACCCTAACGTCTGGCGATGGCGCTGGCTGCGGTCCGGCGACCAGTTCGCTGCTGAGCTATCGCAACTGCACCTGCTTGACGTCATCCGAGCAGCCGGATACTACAGCTGATGAGCTAGTAGCGGAGATCGAAGCCAG tagcagcagcagcagcggcagcgacagtgCGGAGAGCTGTGAGTCTCTGCGTGGCGAATGGAAGTATCTGTTGGGCTGCTCCATGGCCTTGAACACCTTGGGCATCATTGCCACCTTTTTATACATAAcgatatttatttgctgtcaaCGCAGCAGCCGCAAACATTTCAATACTTCCgtctaa